From a region of the Bacillus marinisedimentorum genome:
- the mtrB gene encoding trp RNA-binding attenuation protein MtrB, which yields MKQEDKTDFFVVKAKEDGVNVIGLTRGSDTRFHHTEKLDKGEVMIAQFTEHTSAVKIRGRAVVQTSHGEMDTEVND from the coding sequence ATGAAACAGGAAGACAAAACCGATTTTTTTGTCGTGAAGGCGAAAGAGGACGGCGTGAATGTAATCGGATTGACCCGGGGCTCGGACACGAGATTCCACCATACCGAAAAGCTGGACAAAGGTGAAGTGATGATCGCCCAATTCACAGAGCATACATCAGCCGTCAAGATCCGCGGCCGCGCGGTCGTTCAGACCAGCCACGGCGAAATGGATACAGAAGTCAACGATTAA
- the ndk gene encoding nucleoside-diphosphate kinase: protein MEKTFVMVKPDGVQRNLVGEIVCRFEKKGFQLAGAKLMQISQELAEEHYGEHKERPFFPELVEFITSGPVFAMVWQGENVISTARQMMGKTNPAEALPGTIRGDFGLTVGKNVIHGSDSTESAEREIGLFFKGDEQIDYKKNSDSWIY from the coding sequence ATGGAAAAAACATTTGTAATGGTAAAACCTGACGGCGTCCAGCGCAACCTGGTCGGTGAAATTGTCTGCCGTTTTGAGAAAAAAGGGTTTCAGCTTGCCGGTGCCAAACTGATGCAGATTTCCCAGGAGCTTGCAGAAGAACATTATGGTGAGCATAAAGAGCGTCCGTTCTTCCCTGAACTGGTTGAATTTATCACATCCGGTCCGGTTTTTGCAATGGTATGGCAAGGCGAGAATGTCATCTCTACTGCCCGCCAGATGATGGGGAAAACAAACCCGGCGGAAGCTCTTCCTGGAACGATCCGCGGTGATTTCGGACTTACAGTAGGCAAGAATGTGATTCACGGCTCTGATTCAACTGAGAGTGCCGAAAGGGAAATCGGATTGTTCTTCAAAGGGGACGAACAAATCGACTACAAAAAGAATTCCGACAGCTGGATCTATTAA
- a CDS encoding HU family DNA-binding protein has translation MNKTDLINTVAEQGELSKKDATKAVDAVFDAITGTLQKGDKVQLIGFGNFEVRERASRKGRNPQTGEEIEIPASKVPAFKPGKALKDAVK, from the coding sequence ATGAACAAGACAGATTTGATCAACACAGTAGCTGAGCAAGGAGAACTTTCCAAAAAGGATGCTACGAAGGCTGTAGATGCAGTTTTCGATGCCATCACTGGAACTTTGCAAAAAGGCGACAAAGTACAATTGATCGGTTTCGGTAACTTCGAAGTTCGTGAACGTGCTTCCCGTAAAGGACGCAACCCTCAAACTGGTGAAGAAATCGAAATTCCAGCCAGCAAGGTACCGGCGTTCAAACCGGGCAAAGCCCTTAAGGATGCTGTAAAATAA
- a CDS encoding heptaprenyl diphosphate synthase component 1 produces the protein MMIVQAFKKRERDIQELKGDLFDKIKHPYLMKFITEPVVDVDKLHLLYYMYRDTAFSKEESRSYIIPTMLVQVALDTHEAVQTGTVKNSSDKTRTRQLTVLAGDYYSGLYYHLLAQMNDISMINRLAGAIKEMNEAKILLYRRDASTIRDLLAGVRAIEARLLQNTADFLDLPGLKEAAGEFFFIKRAQQEMQLLAERSFSPFFAALSSILGMPGPDMQTASERAELEGIAGHLIEDSKERLLAAVPAEGELYHYVRKRLVELETGLEKVAEEG, from the coding sequence ATGATGATTGTGCAGGCATTCAAAAAACGGGAAAGGGACATCCAGGAACTTAAAGGCGACCTCTTTGACAAGATTAAGCATCCCTATCTTATGAAGTTCATCACCGAGCCTGTAGTGGATGTGGATAAATTACATCTTCTCTATTATATGTACAGGGACACGGCTTTCAGCAAAGAAGAAAGCCGGTCATATATAATACCTACCATGCTTGTTCAGGTTGCACTTGATACGCACGAAGCCGTTCAGACCGGCACTGTCAAAAACAGCAGTGATAAAACCCGCACCCGTCAGCTCACCGTCCTTGCCGGTGATTATTACAGCGGGCTTTATTACCACCTGCTCGCACAAATGAATGATATATCCATGATCAACCGGCTGGCAGGCGCCATTAAAGAAATGAATGAAGCAAAAATACTTCTGTACAGGCGTGATGCCTCCACAATCAGGGATTTACTGGCGGGCGTCAGGGCTATTGAAGCGCGGCTTCTGCAGAACACAGCAGATTTTCTCGATTTGCCAGGGTTGAAAGAGGCGGCGGGCGAATTTTTCTTTATCAAGCGCGCCCAGCAGGAAATGCAGCTTCTTGCCGAACGTTCCTTTTCACCGTTTTTTGCCGCACTTTCAAGCATCCTCGGCATGCCGGGGCCAGACATGCAAACGGCCAGTGAAAGGGCCGAACTGGAAGGGATTGCCGGTCATCTTATAGAAGACAGCAAAGAAAGGCTCCTTGCTGCAGTTCCTGCTGAAGGAGAGTTGTATCATTATGTACGAAAGCGCCTGGTAGAGCTTGAAACCGGGCTGGAAAAAGTTGCGGAAGAAGGGTAG
- a CDS encoding demethylmenaquinone methyltransferase: MAQSKEERVHQVFEKIYENYDSMNSVISFNRHKAWRKDTMKRMGVKNGAKSLDLCCGTGDWSIAMGEEVGPNGEVVGLDFSENMLKIGKEKLKGMDMDNVSLIHGNAMSLPFEDNSFDYVTIGFGLRNVPDYMQVLKEMHRVLKPGGKAVCLETSQPTMPVFKQFYYFYFKKVMPVMGKLLAKSYQEYSWLQESASEFPDSRKLAEMFKESGFVNVEVKQYTGGVAAMHLGYKPKA, encoded by the coding sequence ATGGCACAGTCAAAAGAAGAACGTGTTCATCAAGTGTTCGAAAAAATTTATGAAAACTATGACAGCATGAATTCTGTGATCAGTTTTAACCGCCACAAGGCCTGGCGTAAAGATACAATGAAACGAATGGGTGTCAAAAATGGCGCAAAAAGCCTCGACCTCTGCTGCGGTACAGGGGACTGGTCCATCGCAATGGGTGAAGAAGTCGGGCCGAACGGCGAGGTGGTCGGTCTCGATTTCAGTGAAAACATGCTGAAGATCGGAAAAGAAAAGCTTAAGGGTATGGACATGGATAATGTCTCCCTGATTCACGGTAACGCGATGAGCCTCCCTTTTGAAGATAACAGCTTTGACTATGTAACAATCGGTTTCGGTTTGCGTAATGTGCCGGACTATATGCAGGTCCTGAAAGAAATGCACCGTGTTCTGAAGCCTGGCGGAAAGGCGGTTTGCCTGGAGACGTCCCAGCCGACAATGCCGGTATTCAAGCAATTTTACTATTTTTATTTTAAGAAGGTCATGCCGGTCATGGGTAAATTGCTGGCCAAAAGCTATCAGGAGTATTCGTGGCTGCAGGAGTCAGCGAGTGAATTTCCCGACAGCCGCAAGCTGGCGGAGATGTTCAAGGAATCCGGATTTGTGAATGTGGAAGTGAAACAATATACAGGCGGCGTAGCCGCAATGCACCTCGGCTATAAACCGAAGGCGTGA
- the folE gene encoding GTP cyclohydrolase I FolE, whose amino-acid sequence MSNVNHKQIEEAVRLILEAIGEDPNREGLLDTPKRVARMYGEVFEGLNQDPSEHFATIFSEDHEELVLVKDIPFYSMCEHHLVPFFGNAHVAYIPKGGKVTGLSKLARAVEAVAKRPQLQERITSTIANTIVEKLQPHGVMVVVEAEHMCMTMRGVKKPGSKTVTSAVRGIFEHDPAARAEVLSLIKE is encoded by the coding sequence ATGTCAAATGTTAATCATAAACAGATTGAAGAAGCAGTCAGGTTGATCCTGGAAGCGATTGGAGAAGACCCGAACCGTGAAGGGCTGCTTGATACACCAAAACGGGTGGCGAGAATGTATGGAGAGGTCTTCGAAGGACTGAACCAGGATCCTTCTGAGCATTTTGCCACGATCTTCAGTGAAGACCATGAAGAACTAGTGCTTGTGAAAGATATTCCGTTTTACTCAATGTGCGAGCATCATCTTGTTCCGTTTTTCGGCAACGCACACGTCGCCTATATTCCAAAAGGCGGTAAAGTGACAGGGCTTTCAAAATTGGCTCGTGCCGTTGAGGCGGTTGCGAAACGTCCACAGCTCCAGGAAAGAATCACTTCCACGATCGCAAACACCATTGTCGAAAAGCTTCAGCCGCATGGTGTCATGGTTGTAGTTGAAGCTGAACATATGTGCATGACCATGCGCGGTGTCAAGAAGCCGGGTTCAAAAACCGTAACTTCTGCAGTCAGAGGTATTTTTGAGCATGATCCGGCTGCAAGAGCGGAAGTTTTATCCCTTATTAAAGAGTAA